Proteins found in one bacterium genomic segment:
- a CDS encoding oxidoreductase, with protein MAKQSKPRIAVWKFASCDGCQLSLLDCEDELLAVAGTVEIANFAEASRAMQPGPYTVSLVEGSITTPHDAERIHKIRRDSQVLITIGACATAGGVQALRNFKDVKDFFNTVYASPHYIETLAKSTPISDHVRVDYELRGCPINKMQLLEVLNAFLNGRKPNIFPHSVCMECKMRGTPCVMVAQGMPCLGPVTHAGCNALCPSFARGCFGCFGPKETPNTASMSSQFQKMGLKDDDIVRAFRSFNACADPFRKESEAHEK; from the coding sequence GCAAAACAATCCAAGCCAAGAATAGCGGTCTGGAAGTTCGCGTCCTGTGACGGCTGCCAACTCAGCCTGCTGGACTGTGAAGATGAACTTCTGGCCGTAGCGGGCACGGTGGAAATCGCCAACTTCGCTGAAGCGTCGCGCGCGATGCAGCCCGGGCCGTACACGGTGTCTCTGGTGGAAGGCTCGATCACCACGCCGCACGACGCCGAGCGCATTCACAAGATCCGCCGCGATTCGCAGGTGCTGATCACCATCGGGGCGTGTGCCACGGCGGGCGGTGTTCAGGCGCTGCGGAATTTCAAGGACGTCAAGGACTTTTTCAATACCGTGTACGCGTCGCCCCACTACATCGAGACGCTGGCCAAGTCCACGCCGATTTCCGATCACGTGCGCGTGGATTATGAACTGCGCGGCTGCCCGATCAACAAGATGCAGTTGCTTGAAGTGCTGAACGCGTTTTTGAACGGCCGCAAGCCGAACATCTTCCCGCACAGTGTCTGTATGGAGTGCAAGATGCGCGGCACGCCGTGTGTGATGGTCGCGCAGGGTATGCCCTGTCTCGGCCCGGTCACCCACGCGGGCTGCAACGCGCTTTGTCCGTCCTTTGCCCGCGGCTGCTTCGGCTGCTTCGGTCCGAAGGAGACTCCCAACACCGCCTCTATGAGCAGCCAGTTCCAGAAGATGGGACTGAAAGATGATGACATCGTGCGCGCGTTCCGCAGTTTCAACGCCTGCGCGGACCCGTTCCGCAAGGAGAGCGAGGCCCATGAAAAGTAG